A stretch of DNA from Enoplosus armatus isolate fEnoArm2 chromosome 15, fEnoArm2.hap1, whole genome shotgun sequence:
ggagaaaggagggggagagggaaacACAGGAGAAGCCTCCATGTTTCAGCTGCCCATCTTGAATTTCAGCCCCCAGCAGGTCGCCGGGGTCTGCGAGACTCTGGAGGAGAGCGGGGACATCGAGCGCCTCGGCCGCTTCCTCTGGTCGCTGCCCGTCGCGCCAGCGGCCTGCGAGGTCCTCAACAAAAACGAGTCGGTGCTGAGGGCCCGGGCCGTCGTCGCCTTCCACACCGGCAATTTCCGCGAACTTTACCACATCCTGGAGAACCACAAGTTCACCAAAGAGTCGCACACGAAGCTGCAGGCGCTGTGGCTCGAAGCGCACTACCAGGAGGCTGAGAAGCTGCGGGGACGCCCGCTGGGGCCGGTGGACAAATACAGGGTGCGGAAGAAGTTCCCCCTACCCAGAACCATATGGGATGGAGAGCAGAAAACCCACTGCTTCAAGGAGAGAACCCGGCACTTGTTAAGAGAATGGTATTTGCAGGATCCCTACCCGAACCCCAGTAAAAAGCGGGAGCTTGCACAGGCTACAGGACTTACACCCACACAAGTAGGAAACTGGTTCAAAAACcgcagacaaagagacagagcagcGGCTGCGAAGAACAGGTGAGCTACGTGCATCTCTCGGAGGGTTTCTGATCATGATATCTGCAGCAGAAAACGAATTATTTGGATATAgtagaaaaggaaaaacatcctGCACCCTGACCCCATGTATGTACCATGTGATTTAAGAGTCATTCAGTTTAATACAAGAAAACAGGCCGTAACCCAGGCTGGTTGGAGCCATTCACTTCTGACATAATTTCTCTAGATATTAGATCCTCAATCATCCTGTAATCCTGAAATCAGAGGGATTTTTCGTTTGTAATAAATGCTGCTCGCAGTGTCTATAATGACATTATATTTTGAGGGGGTTGAAATGCAGAAACTGGCCAGtagagacaataaataaatacaatgttttCCTACAGCTTCCCCTGTGATTTTAGATCTTTGGGAGAACAGAGCTCTGGATACATGATTCTACTTTTGCTGAATAACATTAACATGAGGAGTGAGCtacatttacacattacatttagTTATTTTATGCTTATTTGATTGTTAGTGCCAACCGGCCAATGCAATTATAATGGTAGCTAATATCATAATATCTGATAATATCTAATGAAATGgagtttaatatataatatagtataatttACGATTGTAGCCAATCAGTCGAAAGGCCTATTACAGTGTGGGTCGAAGTCACACTGCTGTGTTGGTCATATTTAATACAGATAAAACAGCCCATAATTTCCCATTAGGTAGGTCTGCTTATAGTGAGAGGTATAATCGTAGTGAGATCTTGGTGTAAATGACTCAACGTTTGTAATGATCCTGTTATGTTGTAAATAACCGAGCTGTGGTAAAATCTACCATAACAGCCGATTTGTTTTTATGAGGGATGTTGTCGACCATGCACaccgcaacaacaacaaaaatgccAGTTTTACGCAATTTGATGAAATATCCAAGTGAAAGGGGAAAAATCAAGCTAATGGGTTGAGATGGTACCATTTTTTTCACTCCTGTTTGTTTCAGGGATTTTTTAAAACGAAAAATACacagcagaaaaatacaaaataaaatgaccctCAGTTCAAGAACATCCTTGGAAGAAGCTGTTTTGCAACTAGACTATTTTCCcatccagtttttttttttttgttcaaattattttcagaaaattataaatataatttagttTATACTAGAATAAACGCATTGCATTGTAGCGTTTATTTCATGTTGTGCCCCGTCTCTCCGTGTCTTCTGCCCAGGCTCCAGCAGCAGGTCTTGTCCGGCGGCTCGGTTCGCTCCCTGGCGGACGAGGACGGCACCGTGGACCGCCTGGGGAACTCGTCCAGTCCGGAGGCCAGTCTGTCGAGCAAAGCAGCCGCCTCGGCCATCTCCATCACCTCCAGCGACAGTGAATGTGACATCTGACGGGCAGAGCGGAGGGTGTTGATGAATTAGAGGGGGATCCGACTGAGAGACAATCTAATAAAACAAGTCATAGTGCCTGCGttgagttaaaaacaaacacacacacacaaactgaaatttgaCGGGTGCCAAAACATGAGGGGATCTGTGATCTGCGGCGGACTGCCCGTCCTTATCCTTTTAGgtctacttttttttgttttttgtttgcgtTTTACCCACGTGTGGATAACTGAACTTTAATACGGACGAAACATATTTGACGGACTAATAAACCAACGCCCCgagatgaaaagtaaaaaagaagaaacattaaaacaaacaaaaaaagggatGAAGGCATCCGAGCGCCTAACCTGCTGTTCTCTGTGGGTATTTCATGTTGAAAAAGAACTGtgatatttttactttactttcaaagttttataaataatgtttatttgcCTATTTAAAACGATCTGCTCTGTCTCTTCGAATTTCATATTCATTTGCTTGGTGTTTTTAATACTTACCTTGTGCACAGGTGAACCTGTTGAGCATGCGCGCTttagtgaaaatgtgtttcagtacaagaaaaaaaagtaaagataacttaataaaataattgttgaTCAAGAGACTATAAAGTTTagtcttatttttgtttttggattgcggtgtggaaaaaaagaaggtgaacacaactgtaaaatatgaatatatataaaatattctaTAAATATTCGTATGGTTCCACGAAGAGAGAACTTTTCGTCAGTTTAACGCCTTCGTGCTTTGCTGCCTGACACGTTTTTAGAGCGAGGCCTAATTGGCCAACATGCTTTGCGTCCTGTAATGCAGGGTGACAGCGAGAGGTCACGCAGAGGCCGACTCACTAACCCGGATGATCTGCGAGAGAGATCATAGAGATCAAAACACAGCAGATTGTGGAAATAGGCTTTATTCTGcccgtggaggaggaggacagacgaTGTAGAAACAGCTTCTTACATCTTGCAAGTGTCCATTTTCCCAGAGAAAAGACAGCCAGGCTGTCATTTAGTAAAGAGGCCGTACACGGTGCAAATGTACTCCTGACATTAACATAAAGCGGGTTATATGACAGATTTGATATGGCTGAATCAATATCATATGTGTGACATTAATGCAATCATAATCTTAAAAGTGCAAGTTATATCTGGACAAAAtagcctgtttttgttttgtcattttaattgattACAGGCTTGCTTATGTGCTCGATTTAAATCcctttaaattaattattaaatcaattaaatgtCCACACTCAAAACAAtcaacacaataaacaatattttcctc
This window harbors:
- the six6a gene encoding homeobox protein SIX6a; translation: MFQLPILNFSPQQVAGVCETLEESGDIERLGRFLWSLPVAPAACEVLNKNESVLRARAVVAFHTGNFRELYHILENHKFTKESHTKLQALWLEAHYQEAEKLRGRPLGPVDKYRVRKKFPLPRTIWDGEQKTHCFKERTRHLLREWYLQDPYPNPSKKRELAQATGLTPTQVGNWFKNRRQRDRAAAAKNRLQQQVLSGGSVRSLADEDGTVDRLGNSSSPEASLSSKAAASAISITSSDSECDI